The DNA region TCGCTGCTGCGGTACGGGACCGAGGAACAGAAGCGGGAGTACCTGCCCCGGATCGCCGCGGGCGAGTGCTGCTTCGGCATCGGGATGAGCGAACCGGACTCGGGATCCGACCTCGCGAGCGTGCGGACGAAGGGCGTCCGGGTCGACGGTGGCTGGTCGATCACCGGGACCAAGGTGTGGACGTCGGGCGCCCAGCACGCCGAGGCCTTCATCGCCCTGTGCCGCACCGAGCCCCTGGACACGTCGAACCGCCACGCGGGTCTGAGCCAGTTCATCGTCGACCTGCGCAGCGAGGGCGTCACCATCCGCCCGATCGTGTCGCTCTCGGGCGACCACCACTTCAACGAGGTCGTCCTCGACGAGGTGTTCGTGCCCGACTCGATGGTCTTCGGCACCCTCGGCCACGGCTGGGAGCAGGTCAACTCGGAGCTGGCCTTTGAGAGGAGCGGGCCCGAGCGTTTCCTGTCCTCGTTCCGGGTGTTCGCCGCCGAGATCGGGGCGGTCGCCTCGGGTGCGCTGCCCGCTCGCGCGGACCTCGGCCGGTCCGTGGCCCGGATGGCCGGTCTCCACGCGCTCAGCCAGAACATCGCCGGGTCCCTCCAGCGGAACGAACCCGCGGACACCGCCGCCGCCCTGGTCAAGCTCCTGGGCACCACCACCGAGGGCGACCTCGTGGACGCGGTCTCCGCGGGCCTGGGCGACGAGTTCGCGGCCGGTGACGACCCGGCCGCGGCCGAGCTGACGGACCTGCTCCGGGCCGGACTCCACCAACGCCCCGGGTTCACACTCCGCGGCGGGACCAACGAGATCCTGCGCGGCGTGATCGCGCGAGCACTGGGGATGCGATGAGCGACGCCACCGACCAGCACGCCGCGTCCGCGGACCCGGCCGATACGAACGACGCGTCCGCGGCCCCGGGCGTCGACGAGGACCTGCTCACGATGATGGGCGATGTCCTCGCCGGACACGCGGGCGCCGACGTCGAGCCCGACCCGGAAAAGGCGTGGCAGAGCCTGGTGGAGGTGGGGCTCGCCCGGCTCACCGCACCCGAAGCGGGCGGGGGGAGTGGAGCCGGCTGGGCAGAGGCGGCTGCGCTGCTGCGACTGTCGGCGGCCGCGGGGGTGGCCATCCCGTACGCCGAGACCGACCTCGTCGTGGGTCCCCTGCGCCGCGCCGCCGCGCTCGATGACGCCTCCACGGCGACGGCCACCCTCGCCGTGATCGGCCCCGACGGCCACGCACGGCGCGTGGCCTGGGCGGGCGGCACCGACACCGTCCTGTTCGTCCGCCGGGCCGGAGGGGACGACGACGAGGTGGGCGAGAGCCGGGCCGGCGGGTACGAGCTCGCCGACGTGCCGACCGGCCGAACCGTCGTCACGTCCGCCCGGGGGATCTCGGCGGTGCCCGTGGGCGATGTGCGACCGCCCGCCGACGCGATGTGGACCGCGGTCGACTCGGGCGCGGTCGAGGCCGCCGTACTGCGGGGAGCGCTGGCCCGGGCGGTGCAGTGCGTCGGCGCGGCCGAGGGGATGCTCGACTCGGCCGTCGCGCACACCACCCAGCGGAATCAGTTCGGCCGGCCACTGGCACGGTTCCAGTCGGTGCAGAACCTCGTCGTCGACATCGCCGCGGAGACGGTCCTCGCCCGCGCGGCGGTCGACCAGGCCGTCGCCGACGCCCTCACCACGGATCTCGCCGGCCCGCTGTCCGGGTTCCGGGTGGCCGTGGCACGCAGCGTGGTCTCGCAGGCACTGGCCGTGGCCGTCCGCAACGCCCACCAGGTCCACGGCGCGATGGGCACGACCCACGAGCACACCCTGCACCGCCTGACCCTGCCCGCCCTGCAGTGGCGCGGGGAGTTCGGCTCGGCCACGTTCTGGGAGTCCCTGCTCGCCGACGCGGCCGTGGCCGGCGGGATGGACGGGGCGTGGCCGATGGTCGTCGGGGGCGTCGCGATCGAGGGTGCCGGGGCGGCGTGGCTCGACCGCGTGACCCGGGCGCGCCACACGCCCTCGCGGGACCGCTGAGCCCCGGGCCGGGCCGCGCGCCACGGGCCGCGATCTCGGTACCCTCGACACCAGTACCGAGAAAGGTCGTGTCGTGGAATTCCTCCTCATCGCCGCAGTGATCGCGGTGGCCGTCGCCGTGGTCTCCCGCAGTCAGAACAAGGGTCAGACCCAGCTGGAGGCGCGGCACAACCATCACCTCGCCGATCACCGGGCCGAGGCGGCCCGGTGGGTCGAGCGGCTCGGGGGCCAGGTGTTCAACCTCGACGGCACCGACGAGGCGTCCAAGCAGGCCATGGCCGACGCCTCGGAGCGCTACACGGCGGCCGTGTCCGAGTTGGAGAACGCCCGCACCCCCGTTCAGGCCCAGCTGGCCAAGGACACCGCGCTGGAGGGGCTGTACTACGTGCGCGCCGCGCGCTCGGCGATGGGCCTGGACCCGGGGCCCGAGCTGCCCAAGACCCCCGGCCAGGACCGTGCCGGCCGCGTGACCGAGGACCGCACCGTCGACGTCGAGGGCCGGACCATGAAGGCCGCGACCGATCCGAGCGACGAGACCCCGCACTACTACCCGGGTGGCGTCGTGGCCGGCCGACCGGTCCCGGCCGGCTGGTACTCCGAGCCCTGGTGGGCATCGGCCCTGACCACGGGCGTGTGGATGATGGGCTCGATGATGATGTTCAACATGATGTTCGCCGGCATGTCGGGCATCGGTTACTCCGGTGAGGACTTCGCGTCCGGGGTGGGCGAGGGAGGCGCCGACGTCAGTGACATGGGCGGCGACATGGGTGGAGACGGCGGCGAGGGGTTCTTCGACGGTGGTCTCATGGGCGGGGACGGCGGCGATGGCGGAGGCGACGGCGGCGGGTTCTTCGACGGTGGCCTGTTCGGCGGCGGCGACGGCGGGGGAGACGGCGGCGGAGGCTTCTTCGACGGCGGCCTGTTCGGCGGCGACGGCGGCGGCTTCTTCGACTTCTGACCGGGCCGCGTGTGACCGCTGCCGCCCGCGGCGGGCTCAGCAGCCGGCCAGGACCCGGTCCATCGCGTCGCGCTCGGCCGGCGTCACCCACAGCCCGTAGCGGTCTTTGACCAGCACCTGCCGGGACACGTACGAGCACCGGAACTCACGACGGGGCGGGAGCCAGGTGGCGGTGTCCCCGTCGCCCTTCTGCTGGTTCGCCCACCCCGCCACGGCCAACAGGTTGAGCGGGTCGTTGGCGAAGTCACGCCGTTGCTCCTCGGTGAGCTGCTGCGCGCCCTTCTGCCATGCGTCCGACATCGCCACCACGTGGTCGATCTGCACCTCGGAGGAGGTGCCCTGTCCGCGGACGAAGTCGATCCGCTCCCCGGTGTACGGCCCCTCCAGCACCCCGGTGAGGACGACGCAGTCCCGCGTCCCGGGCCGGAAGGTGATGTCCCGCAGGTCGCGCCGGAGGATGTCGTTGCGGGTATCGCAGCCGTTGCGTCCGAACTCCACGGACACGTCGTCGGTCCACGACTGCCCGAACAGGTCGCGGTCGTAGCCCGTCTTGGGTGCCCGGCCCTTGACCTCGAGCTGCGGCAGCGCCTCGCGGGCCGCCGCGACCAGGGGATCGCCCGACGGGCCGGCGTCGGGGACGACCGGGGGCTCAGGCTGGGCGGGGGGCGCCGGCTGCGCGTCGACGGGCGGGGGTGTCCCCGGCGACGACGGCGAGGTGGTCCCCTCCGGGTCGACCGCCGAGGTCGGCGTGGTGCCGATGGTGCCGGAAGCGCCGTCCTCGACATCAGCGCACCAGCCGATCCCGGCCAACACGACCACACCGAGGACGACGGCACCGATTGCACGAGGGGTTCCGGAACTCATGCGGGGCACCCTATCGACGCCCACCGACATCCCCGTCGGCACCCGGAGCCGACTAGCCTTGGCCGCGATGCCGCCCGCGACACCCAGCCGACGTTCCGCACCGGCTGACACGGATCCGCCCGCCTCGCCGGGCCCGTCGGCGCCGTCGACCGACCGGCACGCCCGACGCCGGACGCTCGACCGGCGCCCGCTGGTCGCAGCCTGTGCACTGGTGGTGATCGCGGCCACGGTCGTGCGCACCTGGGTCGCGGCGGCGGGCTGGTTCTACTGGGACGACCTCCTCCTGCACGGCAAGGCGGCCGCGCGCCCGCTGCCGGACCCGGCGTTCCTGTTCGCCGACCACGACGGACACCTCATGCCCGGCGGGATGGCCCTGACCTGGGTCGCCGCCCATGTCGCGCCGCTGGACTTCCGCGTCCCGCTGCTGCAGATGGCGGTGCTCCAGCTGCTCGCGGGCGCCGCGCTCGCACGCATGCTCTGGGTCCTGTCGGCGGGCCGGGCGGTCCTGCTGGTCCCGCTCGTGGCCGCGCTCGCGATCCCGCTCGGCCTGCCCTCGGCCACGTGGTGGGCGGCCGCCCTCAACGCGCTACCCCTGGCCGCCGCGATGGCGTGGACGGTGGCGTCGATGGTCCGGCTCGCGAGGTCGGGGCGCCGACGCCACGCCGTGGGAGCCGCGGTGGCCACGGCGCTGGGGCTGCTGTTCGTGGAAAAGGCCCTCCTCATCCCGGTGGTCGCGGCCGCGGTGCTGCTGGGGTCGTGGTGGACGGGCCCCGCAGACCGTGCCGACCTGCGTCTCCTGTGGCAGCGGACCCGCTGGGCCTGGTCTGCACTGGCCGCGATCGTGGCGGTGTGGGCGGCGGTGTTCCTCGTCGTCGTCGGCCGTCTGGGCGGGGGGTCATCCGGCCACCTCCCGGCCGGCTACGAGGCCGAGGGCACGGGTCCCGGGTTCCTCGCGCTACTGGACCACACCTACCGGCTGGCGGTGGTGCCGACGCTGGGCGGGGGACCGTGGAGCTGGGACCGCTGGCATCCGGGGCCGCCCGTGGCCGACCCGTCGACCGCCGCGGTGCTGGCGGGTGTCCTCGCGGTCGCGGCGGTCCTGGTGTGGTCGCTGGCCGCCCGTCGACGCACCGGGGCGGTCTGGGTGGCCGCGGCGTTGTATCCGCTGGTGCCGGTGATCCTGGTCGCGGTGGGGCGCACCGGCCCGGACACCGCGACGGAGATCGTTCAGACCCTCCGGTACCACGCGGAACTGCCGGTCGTCCTCGCGGCGGCCGCCGCCCTGGCCATCGCCGCACCACGACGGGAGCCCGCTGCGTGGGGTCACCGCGTCAGAGCGTGGCTGCCCGCGGTCGGTGCCGCCGGGCTGGTCGCGCTGCTCGTCTCGTCGGCCGTGTCGACCGTGTCGTACCGGCGGTCGTGGTCCGAGCAACCCTCCCGCGACTACACCGAACCGCTGGTGACCGCCCTGCGTGAGCGGACCGAGCCCCTGCTCGACAAGGACGTCCCCCTCGAGGTGCTGCTGCCGGTCACCACACCCGCGAACCGGCTCTCCGCGCTGCTCGCCGGGGTGCCGGGGGTTCCGGAGGTGGGGGCGTGGACCCACGACCCGGTAACGATCGACGCCCGGGGGACCCTGCACCCCGCCGACGTGGTCCCGGGTCGGACCATCGTGCAGGGGCCCGAGCCGGGGTGCGGGCACCGGGTCGGCCCGGGCGGCGCGCGGCTCGCGCTGGACGGGCCGCTGCTCGGGCGTGACTGGGTGGTCCGGCTCCACCTCCTCGCCGACTCGGACGGCCACGTCGCGGTCCGCCTCGACGACGGAGACGAGGTGACGGCCCCGGTGGAGGCGGGGTTTGGGACGGTGTTCGTCCGCCTCGAGGGTGGGGGGACGGGCCTGACCGTCGCCCCGGGTGGGGGCACCTCCGAACTGTGCGTGGGCAGCGGACCTGTCGGAGTGCTCGTGCCGCGCTGAGGTTTCCCGGGGCGGTGGACCATAATGGGCGGGTCGGACGGAGAGGCCACGGACACCGAGAGGGCCACTGACACCGACTGGGCTGGGAACGGAGGCGGGTCATCGACATCGCGTTGGTCATGATGACCCTCACCGCACTCCTGGTGGTGCCCGGTGCGATCGTCGGGCTCGCCGCCCAGCTGCCCCTGCGCCTCGCGGTGGGGACGTCGATCCCGGTCTCGTTCGGTATCGCCGCCATCGCCGGTTTCGTCTACGGGCGGATCGGGGTGCCCTGGTCGCTCGGCGGCTATGCTGTCGCCACGGCCGCGACCGCCGCGGTGGTCGGCGTGGTGGGGCTGCTCATCACCGGGGCGACGTGGGTGTGGCGACGACGACGAGGCCGCGACGCCGCGCCGGTGGGCGGTCGACCCGGGCGGCGCTCGTGGTGGTGGCTGCTGCCGGGTGCGGCGATCCTGGTCAGCGCCTGGCTCATCGGTCAGATGATCCTCACCGAGCTCTCGGGGACTCCCGGTGGGACGGCGAACGTCTTCCAGGGCTGGGACGCCCACTGGCACGCCAACTACATCCGGTTCATCCACGACGTCGGCGTGGCCTCGCCGGATCACGCGGGGGAGCTGCGCTACCCCGAGAACGGGGCGACCCTCTACTACCCGAGCACGTGGCACGCGATCGCCGCCCTGGTCATGGGCCTGCGCGGGATCGGCGCGGTCGAGACCTACAACCTCGTGCAGATCGGCAGTGTCGCCCTGGTCTTCCCGCTGGGCGTGGCGGCGCTGGCGTGGCTGATCACCCACCGACGGTTCTCGCGCCCGGTCGTCGCGACCTCGGCGGCCGTCGCGGCGATGGCCACCCCGCTGTTCCCGGGACTGCCGTTCGTCGAGGTGATGGTGGCCGCGACTCCGTCCGCCGTGGCCAACGGCATGGCCGGCCTCGGGGCCGCGGTGGTGGTGGCGGCCTTGGCCGATCGCCGGCTCATCCCCGCCGCCGCGCTCGGGCTGGTCGGCATCGGCGGCGTCCACCCGTCGGCCATGGTCACGGCCGGCGTGTTCGTCCTGTTCTGGTGGCTGTTCGACGGACTGTGGCGACCGGTGCGCGGCCGCGTGCGCGACGTCCTGGTGTTGGCCGGGGTCGGGCTCGCCGGCGTGCTCACCCTCCTGCCGCAGGTGCTCACGGTCTCCGAGGAGGCCGACGACATCTCGGCCTTCGAGTTCGAGATCGACGCCGACCGCGCCGCCACCTGGGGCAAGGCGGTGGCCCTGCAGGTCCGGCACGTCCAGGACTGGGGCGTGCGGTGGGTACTGCTCTCCCTGGCCGCGCTGGGGTTGGTGGTGATGCTGCGCCGCAAGGTGTTCTGGCCGCTTCTCCTGTGGGGCGGGCTGTTGGTGGTGTGCGTCAACTCCATGAGCGTGTTCGGCAACTGGACGGGCGGTGTGCTGCGCGGGATCGGCAGCATCTACTACAACGACCCGCGTCGGATCGGGGTCGTGCTGGCGGTGGTGGTGGCGGCCGCGGTCGGCGTGGGCGTCGGGGCGGTCGTGCAGGCGCTGGCGGGATGGCTGGGGAGGCTCGTCGACCCCCTCACCGACCCGGACGGTGGCGGTGTGCGGCTCGCCCGGGTAGCCGTGGCCCTGGCCGCCCTGGTGGGAGTGGGATCCTGGGTCGTCCAGGCCTCCCCGGAGTACGCGGTCGCCGCGGGGGTCAACCAGCGCTGGGGCCGGATGGTCGACGAGCACGACCTACGCGCGTTCCGGTGGCTGTCCGAGCAGCCGCAGGCCTACTCCGGCCTGATCTACACCAACCCCGACGAGGGGTCCGGCTGGATGTACGCCACGGACGGGCTGCCCTCGACCTCGCGGCACTACCTGCAGTCCGGGACCACCGCGCCGTTGACCGGGTATCTGTTCACCCGGATGGACCGGGCCGGGGTGGACCCGCAGGTCGACCGGGCGTTGGCGGACCTGGGCGTCACGTACGTCTACGTGAGCCCGCCCAACTACTGGGGATTCCAGAAGCCCAACGAGCACCTGCTGCGCCTCGACCAGACGCCCGGCCTGGTCAGGGTGTACGGCGAATCGCAGGTCCGGATCTATGCCGTGCGGGCGGCGTTCACCGACGCCGAGTTGGCGCAGGTGCTGGAGGACTCCCCGTTCCCGCCCGAGCGGCGGACCCCGCTCACCAGGGCGAGCGGGATCCATGGCCCGGAGTGACCTCGCGAATGGCACCCCGGTCGTATTCTGATCGGGAGCCTCCGGTGGGGTGGCCACTGGTGTTCCAGAAGACCGGGCTCGTCGCACACAAGTGCTCATTGCATACAAGGGGAGGCACCACATGCGCGCGTTGGTGACGGGAGGGGCCGGGTTCATCGGGTCGACCCTGGTGGACAGGCTGCTGGGTGAGGGCCATGACGTGACCGTGGTGGACAACCTGTCCCGCGGTCGGCTGGCGAACCTCGCCGCGGCCCGTGAGGCCGGTGACCGGTTCGAGTTCTGTGAGATGGATCTGACCGACCCCGCCATCGAGGGCGTGGTGGCCGGTGCCCGGCCCGAGGTCGTCTTCCACCTGGCGGCGCAGATCGACGTGCGACTGTCGGTGGAGGACCCGGTCCACGATGCCCAGGTCAACGTCGTCGGCACCGTCCGACTGGCGGAGGCCGCCCGCAAGGTCGGGGTGCGGCGGATCGTCTTCACCTCCTCGGGCGGGTCCATCTACGGGCCCGTGACCGAGCTGCCCGTCGCCGAGACACGGCCCGTGGACCCGCTGAGTCCGTATGCCGCGGGCAAGGTGGCCGGGGAGATCTACCTGGAGATGTTCTCCCGCCTGTACGGGATCGAGTGGGCGGGCGTCGCGCCGGCCAACGTGTACGGGC from Dietzia sp. B32 includes:
- a CDS encoding acyl-CoA dehydrogenase family protein, whose translation is MPSRIAPPTTLATEEMTALRAEVRDFLAEEIAAGRLTPWIDTWLTRWDEDFTRRLAERGWVGMTIPTGYGGHGRTFLERFVVTEELLSVGAPVAAQWVADRQIAPSLLRYGTEEQKREYLPRIAAGECCFGIGMSEPDSGSDLASVRTKGVRVDGGWSITGTKVWTSGAQHAEAFIALCRTEPLDTSNRHAGLSQFIVDLRSEGVTIRPIVSLSGDHHFNEVVLDEVFVPDSMVFGTLGHGWEQVNSELAFERSGPERFLSSFRVFAAEIGAVASGALPARADLGRSVARMAGLHALSQNIAGSLQRNEPADTAAALVKLLGTTTEGDLVDAVSAGLGDEFAAGDDPAAAELTDLLRAGLHQRPGFTLRGGTNEILRGVIARALGMR
- a CDS encoding acyl-CoA dehydrogenase family protein: MSDATDQHAASADPADTNDASAAPGVDEDLLTMMGDVLAGHAGADVEPDPEKAWQSLVEVGLARLTAPEAGGGSGAGWAEAAALLRLSAAAGVAIPYAETDLVVGPLRRAAALDDASTATATLAVIGPDGHARRVAWAGGTDTVLFVRRAGGDDDEVGESRAGGYELADVPTGRTVVTSARGISAVPVGDVRPPADAMWTAVDSGAVEAAVLRGALARAVQCVGAAEGMLDSAVAHTTQRNQFGRPLARFQSVQNLVVDIAAETVLARAAVDQAVADALTTDLAGPLSGFRVAVARSVVSQALAVAVRNAHQVHGAMGTTHEHTLHRLTLPALQWRGEFGSATFWESLLADAAVAGGMDGAWPMVVGGVAIEGAGAAWLDRVTRARHTPSRDR
- a CDS encoding DUF1542 domain-containing protein, which translates into the protein MEFLLIAAVIAVAVAVVSRSQNKGQTQLEARHNHHLADHRAEAARWVERLGGQVFNLDGTDEASKQAMADASERYTAAVSELENARTPVQAQLAKDTALEGLYYVRAARSAMGLDPGPELPKTPGQDRAGRVTEDRTVDVEGRTMKAATDPSDETPHYYPGGVVAGRPVPAGWYSEPWWASALTTGVWMMGSMMMFNMMFAGMSGIGYSGEDFASGVGEGGADVSDMGGDMGGDGGEGFFDGGLMGGDGGDGGGDGGGFFDGGLFGGGDGGGDGGGGFFDGGLFGGDGGGFFDF
- a CDS encoding HNH endonuclease family protein — protein: MSSGTPRAIGAVVLGVVVLAGIGWCADVEDGASGTIGTTPTSAVDPEGTTSPSSPGTPPPVDAQPAPPAQPEPPVVPDAGPSGDPLVAAAREALPQLEVKGRAPKTGYDRDLFGQSWTDDVSVEFGRNGCDTRNDILRRDLRDITFRPGTRDCVVLTGVLEGPYTGERIDFVRGQGTSSEVQIDHVVAMSDAWQKGAQQLTEEQRRDFANDPLNLLAVAGWANQQKGDGDTATWLPPRREFRCSYVSRQVLVKDRYGLWVTPAERDAMDRVLAGC
- a CDS encoding DUF6541 family protein, whose product is MTLTALLVVPGAIVGLAAQLPLRLAVGTSIPVSFGIAAIAGFVYGRIGVPWSLGGYAVATAATAAVVGVVGLLITGATWVWRRRRGRDAAPVGGRPGRRSWWWLLPGAAILVSAWLIGQMILTELSGTPGGTANVFQGWDAHWHANYIRFIHDVGVASPDHAGELRYPENGATLYYPSTWHAIAALVMGLRGIGAVETYNLVQIGSVALVFPLGVAALAWLITHRRFSRPVVATSAAVAAMATPLFPGLPFVEVMVAATPSAVANGMAGLGAAVVVAALADRRLIPAAALGLVGIGGVHPSAMVTAGVFVLFWWLFDGLWRPVRGRVRDVLVLAGVGLAGVLTLLPQVLTVSEEADDISAFEFEIDADRAATWGKAVALQVRHVQDWGVRWVLLSLAALGLVVMLRRKVFWPLLLWGGLLVVCVNSMSVFGNWTGGVLRGIGSIYYNDPRRIGVVLAVVVAAAVGVGVGAVVQALAGWLGRLVDPLTDPDGGGVRLARVAVALAALVGVGSWVVQASPEYAVAAGVNQRWGRMVDEHDLRAFRWLSEQPQAYSGLIYTNPDEGSGWMYATDGLPSTSRHYLQSGTTAPLTGYLFTRMDRAGVDPQVDRALADLGVTYVYVSPPNYWGFQKPNEHLLRLDQTPGLVRVYGESQVRIYAVRAAFTDAELAQVLEDSPFPPERRTPLTRASGIHGPE
- a CDS encoding SDR family NAD(P)-dependent oxidoreductase, which produces MRALVTGGAGFIGSTLVDRLLGEGHDVTVVDNLSRGRLANLAAAREAGDRFEFCEMDLTDPAIEGVVAGARPEVVFHLAAQIDVRLSVEDPVHDAQVNVVGTVRLAEAARKVGVRRIVFTSSGGSIYGPVTELPVAETRPVDPLSPYAAGKVAGEIYLEMFSRLYGIEWAGVAPANVYGPRQDPHGEAGVVAIFSQRLLAGQPTRVFGDGGNTRDYVFVDDVVDAFVRAAEVPAAAGLRFNVGTGVETTDRGLHTLVAEAAGSADDPEYAPARLGDVARSALDADRAAEVLGWTPRVTIREGVARTVDYFRD